In the Ipomoea triloba cultivar NCNSP0323 chromosome 6, ASM357664v1 genome, one interval contains:
- the LOC116022063 gene encoding protein NRT1/ PTR FAMILY 1.2-like, with product MENYSDEKENMPEEQKPLLSTSVSSKGGIKTLPFIIGSFGLMNMVPVALAANMIVYLMKEYHMDMASGTNFIYIWSALSNFAPVIGAFMADSFVGRFQMIGIGCFLSLVGTVLVWLSTMILQVRPPWCSESSESCSPATASQFAFLCIGLSVFAIGSGGVASSTLAFGADQLNELENKGSTLMESYVSMYLAMTSFSMFVGITCLIYIQDNFGWKVGYGVLVALVLFAVLVFFLGSAWYVRPNVKKNLITGLFQVMVASCRNRHLQSSLENAYYSKGSILSHPSEKLRFLNKACIIQDPQRDLATDGTAINPWRLCTVDQVEELKALLKVMPIWLTRMIMSINLTQASFVVIQATTLDRHIGPNFESPAASIGSLGLVFVVVWVVLYDRIVLPLASRISGKPFYFSMKSRMGCGIFVSFLSMVAMAVAEGIRRREAIEEGFSDEPDADVPMSILWVLPTYALTGIAEGMNGVALNEFYISEFPKSMSSIASSLYVLSMAFANLLSSLIMSVINRLTARDGEESWISSNINKGHYDYFYWVLSGLSMANFLLFLVFSKAYGPCKDQIQATEEEDIKL from the exons ATGGAAAATTATTCAGATGAGAAGGAGAACATGCCTGAGGAGCAAAAGCCTCTCTTGTCAACTTCTGTCTCTTCAAAGGGTGGCATCAAAACCTTGCCTTTCATCATTG GAAGTTTTGGATTAATGAATATGGTGCCAGTCGCATTAGCAGCAAACATGATAGTGTATTTGATGAAAGAGTATCATATGGACATGGCTTCTGGCACTAATTTTATCTATATTTGGTCTGCACTATCAAATTTTGCACCTGTAATCGGAGCTTTCATGGCGGATTCTTTTGTGGGTCGGTTTCAGATGATAGGAATTGGATGTTTCCTTAGCCTTGTG GGAACAgtgcttgtttggttatcaacCATGATCCTGCAAGTAAGGCCTCCGTGGTGTAGTGAATCTAGTGAGAGTTGTAGCCCTGCTACGGCTTCACAGTTTGCATTTTTATGCATCGGTCTTTCTGTGTTCGCGATTGGATCTGGCGGGGTAGCATCTTCTACGTTGGCTTTCGGTGCTGATCAGTTGAATGAATTAGAGAACAAAGGCAGCACATTAATGGAGAGCTATGTCAGCATGTACTTAGCTATGACTTCATTTTCTATGTTTGTTGGTATAACTTGCCTCATTTATATCCAAGACAACTTTGGGTGGAAAGTGGGCTATGGTGTTCTTGTTGCACTTGTGCTCTTTGCAGTTCTAGTGTTCTTCTTAGGTTCAGCTTGGTATGTGAGACCAAATGTCAAAAAGAACTTAATCACAGGCTTATTTCAAGTCATGGTAGCCTCTTGCAGAAACAGACATCTCCAATCTTCTTTGGAGAATGCTTACTATTCAAAAGGTTCAATTCTAAGTCATCCCAGTGAAAAACTAAG GTTTCTGAACAAGGCCTGCATTATACAAGATCCTCAACGAGACTTAGCTACAGATGGAACAGCAATAAATCCATGGAGGCTTTGCACAGTGGATCAAGTAGAGGAGCTGAAAGCATTACTGAAGGTAATGCCGATATGgttaacaaggatgataatgTCCATAAACCTTACTCAAGCTTCTTTTGTGGTGATTCAAGCCACCACCCTAGATCGCCATATTGGTCCAAACTTCGAAAGCCCGGCAGCATCAATAGGCTCTTTAGGCCTTGTGTTCGTGGTGGTTTGGGTTGTATTATATGACCGCATAGTTCTTCCACTAGCATCAAGAATTAGTGGAAAGCCTTTCTATTTCAGCATGAAATCAAGAATGGGGTGTGGGATCTTCGTTTCTTTCTTGTCGATGGTGGCCATGGCGGTGGCGGAGGGTATAAGGCGGAGAGAGGCGATCGAGGAGGGATTCTCAGATGAACCAGACGCGGATGTCCCAATGTCCATACTATGGGTATTGCCAACTTATGCCCTTACGGGAATTGCAGAGGGAATGAACGGTGTGGCGTTGAATGAGTTCTACATCTCAGAGTTTCCCAAGAGCATGTCCAGTATAGCATCTAGTCTGTATGTTTTGAGCATGGCCTTTGCCAATCTTTTATCAAGTTTAATAATGAGCGTTATCAATAGATTGACTGCAAGAGATGGTGAAGAGAGCTGGATATCAAGCAACATCAACAAGGGACACTATGACTACTTCTATTGGGTTCTTTCTGGGTTAAGCATGGCCAACTTCTTATTGTTTCTGGTTTTTAGCAAGGCTTATGGCCCTTGCAAAGACCAGATCCAGGCCACGGAGGAAGAAGATATCAAGTTGTAG